The Malus domestica chromosome 10, GDT2T_hap1 genome contains a region encoding:
- the LOC114827668 gene encoding large ribosomal subunit protein eL32z, whose product MAVPLLKKQIVKKRKTHFKRPQSDRKHCVKESWRRPKGIDSRVRRKFKGCALMPNIGYGSDKKTRHYLPNKFKKFVVHNVKEVELLMMHNRTYCAEIAHNISTRKRKEIVERAAQLDVVVTNKLARLRSQEDE is encoded by the exons ATGGCCGTCCCTttgctgaagaagcaaattGTGAAGAAGCGCAAGACGCACTTCAAGAGGCCCCAGAGTGACAGGAAGCACTGCGTCAAG GAAAGCTGGAGAAGGCCCAAGGGTATTGATTCACGTGTCAGGCGAAAGTTCAAGGGATGTGCATTGATGCCCAACATTGGCTATGGGTCAGACAAGAAGACTCGTCACTATCTGCCTAACAAGTTCAAGAAATTTGTCGTGCACAATGTCAAAGAGGTTGAACTTCTAATGATGCACAACAG GACTTACTGTGCTGAGATTGCGCACAACATTTCCACCAGGAAGAGGAAGGAGATCGTCGAGCGTGCAGCCCAGTTGGATGTTGTTGTTACCAACAAACTTGCCAGGTTGCGCAGCCAGGAGGACGAGTAA
- the LOC114827667 gene encoding protein NRT1/ PTR FAMILY 4.2-like, which translates to MALEMSTERDGNVLYQQKESDDQFVDWRGREANPKKHGGIRAAALTCVVGVLINMVFLSNAINFVSYFRLSMHYSPATSANMVTNFMGTSFLLSIVGGFICDSLFTSFTTFIIFCAINLVGVILLAIQAQFTHLRPAVDVKPSLFQATILYIGLYAFAAGIAGLNVALPAHGAEQFDHNDARLISAFFNWFNFAICLGGLISSTVMVWVEDHIGWNWSFLITVTALSFSLVIFVTGTPFYRHKRPTAGNSLTRIITVLACAARNWKASSNERMGNQYAVSPINRNRADGQSYDKLKFLDKALIGNTISAAHVEETRTFLGLLPIFASTIMMNCCLAQVETFSVVQGSKMNRKLHNFEIPTQSLNVPPLSIMLASIPLCGRFQHKSHMLQPLWRIGLGIALASGSMAVAALVEAKRREAAHNDVTLSVFWLGWQFLLLGVCDVLTLGGMLEFFYSEAPSTMRSMCAALSWCSISLGYFLSSVLVSIANSVSGKFGTQWLGGDDLNHMRLDLFYTLLGILNTGNFLNYMYWAKRY; encoded by the exons ATG GCCTTAGAGATGAGTACGGAAAGAGATGGGAATGTTCTCTACCAGCAGAAAGAAAGTGATGATCAGTTTGTTGACTGGAGAGGAAGGGAGGCAAATCCCAAAAAGCATGGAGGAATTAGAGCTGCTGCCCTTACATGTG tTGTTGGGGTGCTGATCAACATGGTTTTCTTATCCAATGCCATCAACTTCGTTTCATACTTCCGGTTGTCAATGCATTACTCGCCTGCTACATCAGCAAACATGGTGACCAATTTCATGGGAACCTCTTTTTTGCTCTCCATCGTGGGAGGCTTTATTTGTGATTCGCTCTTCACAAGCTTCACAACCTTCATCATATTCTGTGCAATAAACTTAGTG GGAGTAATCTTGCTGGCTATCCAAGCTCAATTCACACATTTACGACCGGCTGTGGATGTGAAGCCTTCTCTGTTTCAAGCAACCATTCTATACATTGGCCTCTAcgcatttgcagctggtatagcTGGACTCAATGTCGCCTTACCTGCACATGGTGCTGAGCAGTTTGATCACAACGATGCCAGGCTCATCTCTGCCTTCTTCAATTGGTTTAACTTTGCCATATGCCTAGGGGGCCTAATAAGCTCAACTGTTATGGTTTGGGTGGAAGATCATATTGGCTGGAATTGGAGCTTTCTGATAACAGTTACGGCCTTGAGTTTTTCGCTTGTCATTTTCGTCACTGGGACTCCGTTTTATAGGCACAAACGTCCCACTGCAGGGAACTCGTTAACACGAATCATCACG GTACTTGCTTGTGCAGCTCGAAACTGGAAAGCCTCATCGAACGAAAGAATGGGGAACCAGTATGCAGTATCCCCAATCAATCGGAACAGAGCGGATGGACAATCCTATGACAAGCTTAA GTTTCTAGACAAAGCATTAATTGGTAACACAATTAGTGCAGCACATGTTGAGGAAACCAGAACTTTTCTTGGCCTTCTTCCCATCTTTGCAAGCACAATCATGATGAATTGCTGCCTAGCCCAAGTTGAGACATTCTCAGTGGTACAAGGGAGCAAAATGAACAGAAAACTACACAACTTCGAAATCCCCACTCAGTCCTTAAACGTACCCCCTCTCTCCATCATGCTTGCTTCGATTCCCTTATGCGGACGGTTCCAACACAAAAGTCACATGCTCCAACCCCTTTGGAGGATCGGACTGGGGATAGCACTGGCGTCGGGGTCAATGGCTGTAGCTGCCCTAGTCGAAGCTAAGAGGCGCGAGGCGGCTCACAATGATGTCACATTGTCGGTGTTTTGGCTAGGGTGGCAATTCTTATTGTTAGGAGTTTGCGACGTGCTTACGCTTGGAGGAATGCTCGAGTTCTTTTACTCAGAGGCGCCAAGTACCATGAGGAGCATGTGCGCTGCATTGTCATGGTGCTCAATATCTCTTGGGTACTTTTTAAGCTCAGTTCTGGTGTCCATTGCAAATTCAGTGAGTGGAAAATTTGGTACACAGTGGCTTGGAGGGGACGATTTGAATCATATGCGTTTGGATTTGTTTTACACACTTCTTGGCATTCTTAATACCGGCAACTTTCTTAATTACATGTATTGGGCTAAGAGGTATTGA
- the LOC103445529 gene encoding disease resistance protein RPV1-like: MNMASSSTIFPQEKHDVFLSFRGEDTRNTFTSHLYAALRRKKIETYIDYKLERGDKIAPALAEAIEKSKLSVIIFSKNYASSTWCLEELVHILRCKERYGQFVIPIFYDIDPSHIRKQQGTYADAFARLEERFKDNMDKVHKWRDALREAAKISGFDNSNKAGSEADLVQKVVDDILAKLNREKSSDLKGYVGIENRIEEIESLLSIDSLDVCCVGIWGMVGIGKTTLADAIFHRLFSKFEACCFLANVRVESEEKDGLIHLRNKLLRKLLDDKNLDIDTPSIGSTFVRERLSRMKVLIVLDDVNDSSQIELLAGGRDHARYGPGSRIIVTTRDRSLLKQIVKEDKIYGVHALKRDEALQLFHLNAFKYNARITDYTELVEKVVDYAGGIPLALKILGSSILCCETKEDCLDEIITMKESLRKNIQKVLKISYDGLKNEKEIFLDIACFYKVETMYIVKRMSDACGFRAAGIRVLSDKSLISISESMLIEMPVLVQEMGREIIHEECIEEPGKRSRLFSADDVCHVLKNNTGTGAVQCIFFNMSEIGQLNRADFKKMFNLRLLNVDNSSFGNYWELNVSLPNSLRYLSWVGYQLKSLPSEFSPENLVELRIPYSNVKQLWNEGQKLGNLKVMDLSYSIYLTEVPDLSQSLNIEHINLMGCTSLVEIPLCIRQLNKLTVLNLGYCSKLRNLPEMPGNIEYLDLSSTAIEELPSSVWFNANISTLDIQWCKDLKNLPSCGCKLKLRNLSFWGCSSLGKFSELPRNLTELQLTETAIKVLPSSIEHLSHLKKIELESCERLASLPTSICKLNSLERLNLTGCLKFQCFPHILEPMEHLNFLSLSETAVKELPSSVENLIGLQTLQLYRCKKLKSVPKSIYNLNSLQTLTFGGCLKLRKLPQSRVGLRSLEELNLSYSGILEIPDHLVCLTSLRELDLSATMIRSIPASINQSSHLSVLRLTKCKKLRSIPELPAGLQILEAQGCLSLNTASKSRFWRQQQ, from the exons ATGAATATGGCTTCTTCTTCTACCATCTTCCCTCAAGAAAAACATGATGTGTTTCTGAGTTTCAGAGGCGAAGATACCCGCaatacttttacaagccatctTTATGCTGCTTTGCGTAGGAAGAAAATCGAAACTTACATTGATTACAAACTAGAGAGAGGAGATAAAATTGCGCCTGCCCTTGCCGAGGCAATTGAGAAATCAAAGCTTTCCGTaatcattttctcaaaaaattaTGCTTCTTCCACTTGGTGTCTCGAAGAACTTGTGCATATCTTGCGATGCAAGGAAAGATATGGGCAGTTTGTTATACCCATTTTTTACGACATCGATCCATCACATATAAGAAAGCAGCAGGGGACTTATGCAGATGCATTTGCTCGACTTGAAGAACGTTTCAAGGACAATATGGACAAGGTGCACAAGTGGAGGGATGCTTTGAGGGAAGCTGCAAAAATATCTGGGTTCGATAACTCAAACAAGGCCGG GTCGGAGGCTGATTTAGTTCAGAAAGTTGTCGATGATATTTTAGCCAAACTGAATCGCGAAAAGTCAAGTGATTTGAAGGGATACGTTGGAATTGAAAACCGCATCGAGGAAATTGAATCATTATTATCCATTGATTCACTAGATGTCTGCTGTGTAGGTATTTGGGGCATGGTTGGTATTGGCAAGACCACCCTTGCTGATGCTATATTTCATCGACTCTTTTCTAAATTCGAAGCTTGCTGTTTTCTTGCAAATGTTAGGGTGGAATCAGAGGAAAAAGATGGACTAATTCACTTGCGAAATAAACTTCTCCGTAAGTTACTAGATGATAAGAATCTAGATATTGACACTCCATCTATTGGATCAACCTTTGTTCGTGAGAGGCTCAGTCGTATGAAGGtcctcattgttcttgatgatgtgaatGACTCAAGCCAAATCGAACTTCTAGCCGGAGGCAGAGATCATGCTCGGTATGGCCCCGGAAGTAGAATCATTGTAACAACTAGAGACAGGAGCCTACTTAAGCAAATTGTAAAAGAAGATAAGATATACGGGGTTCATGCATTAAAACGTGATGAAGCTCTTCAGCTCTTTCATTTGAATGCCTTCAAATATAACGCTCGTATAACAGATTATACAGAATTGGTGGAAAAGGTGGTAGATTATGCCGGTGGAATTCCATTAGCtcttaaaattttgggttcttcaATCCTTTGCTGCGAGACCAAAGAAGATTGTTTAGATGAAATAATCACAATGAAAGAATCTCTGAGGAAAAACATTCAGAAAGTGTTGAAGATAAGTTACGATGGATTAAAAAACGAGAAGGAGATATTTCTTGATATAGCATGTTTTTATAAAGTGGAGACTATGTATATTGTAAAAAGAATGTCCGATGCTTGTGGTTTTCGTGCAGCAGGAATTAGAGTTCTCAGTGATAAGTCCCTCATATCAATTTCCGAAAGCATGCTTATAGAAATGCCTGTTCTGGTCCAAGAAATGGGCAGGGAAATCATTCACGAAGAATGTATTGAAGAGCCTGGAAAACGAAGTAGGTTGTTCAGTGCAGATGATGTCTGTCACGTACTGAAAAATAATACG GGAACTGGAGCCGTTCAATGCATATTCTTTAACATGTCTGAGATTGGACAGTTGAATCGTGCAGACTTCAAAAAGATGTTTAATCTAAGATTGCTCAATGTTGATAATTCTAGCTTTGGCAATTACTGGGAGTTAAACGTTTCTCTTCCCAATTCTCTTAGGTATCTTTCCTGGGTGGGATACCAACTGAAATCTTTGCCATCAGAATTTTCTCCAGAAAATCTTGTTGAGCTTCGAATACCCTACAGCAATGTCAAACAACTTTGGAATGAAGGCCAG AAGCTTGGAAACTTAAAGGTGATGGATCTTAGTTACTCCATATATCTGACTGAAGTTCCAGATCTCTCTCAAAGTCTGAATATCGAGCATATAAATCTTATGGGATGTACAAGTTTGGTTGAAATTCCTTTGTGTATTCGGCAACTGAACAAGCTTACTGTTCTTAACCTGGGATACTGCTCAAAGCTCAGAAATCTTCCAGAGATGCCAGGAAATATTGAATACTTAGATTTAAGTAGCACCGCGATAGAGGAATTGCCTTCATCAGTTTGGTTTAATGCAAACATTTCTACCTTGGATATTCAATGGTGTAAGGACCTTAAGAATCTTCCAAGCTGCGGTTGTAAGTTGAAATTACGTAATTTGTCTTTTTGGGGCTGCTCATCTCTTGGCAAGTTTTCGGAGCTTCCCCGGAACCTAACAGAGTTACAGTTGACTGAGACAGCAATAAAAGTATTGCCCTCATCAATCGAGCATCTCTCTCATCTCAAGAAAATTGAACTGGAAAGTTGCGAACGTCTTGCGAGTCTCCCAACAAGCATTTGCAAGTTAAATTCTCTCGAGAGACTTAACCTCACTGGTTGCTTAAAATTTCAATGCTTCCCACATATATTGGAGCCTATGGAGCACCTAAACTTTCTTAGCTTGTCAGAAACCGCTGTTAAAGAGCTACCCTCGTCGGTTGAAAATCTAATTGGGCTTCAGACATTACAGCTCTACCGGTGCAAAAAACTGAAGTCTGTCCCGAAAAGCATCTACAACTTAAACTCACTTCAAACTCTCACGTTTGGTGGTTGTTTAAAGCTTAGAAAGTTGCCTCAGTCCCGGGTAGGTTTGCGCTCTTTGGAAGAACTAAACCTCAGTTACAGTGGTATATTAGAAATCCCTGATCACCTTGTTTGCTTAACCTCGTTACGAGAGTTGGACCTAAGTGCAACCATGATCCGGAGCATACCTGCAAGCATCAACCAATCTTCTCACTTGTCTGTCCTTCGTTTAACCAAATGCAAGAAGCTTCGGTCTATACCGGAGCTCCCAGCTGGGCTGCAAATTCTTGAAGCACAAGGCTGCTTGTCGCTGAATACAGCGTCCAAATCAAG GTTTTGGCGACAACAacagtga